Proteins encoded together in one Olsenella timonensis window:
- a CDS encoding ketose-bisphosphate aldolase has translation MLLNMSQMLAVAKEHHFAVGAFNVTESNLLRTVVEAAEESDSPAIVEIHPEELAYCKDDFLRYVIARVSNSSVPFVVHLDHGDSVESVMRAVRAGFSSVMIDGSALPFEDNVAKTAEVVRYCHMVDVSVEGELGTIGNTGSSFEGGMTEVRYTDPADAVEFVERTGVDTLAVAIGTCHGLYPKGVTPRLRMDVLSAIKGVVDVPLVLHGGSGNPDEEVAEAVRIGIQKVNISSDYKSAFFSKAREILARPDSGWEPNAIFPPCIEAGKEVVKGKMRLFSSLGKASLYREAGIPAWRQGLR, from the coding sequence ATGCTGCTGAACATGAGCCAGATGCTCGCCGTAGCCAAGGAGCATCACTTTGCGGTCGGGGCGTTCAACGTCACGGAGTCCAACCTCCTCAGGACGGTCGTCGAGGCCGCCGAGGAGAGCGACTCTCCCGCGATTGTCGAGATCCACCCCGAGGAGCTCGCGTACTGCAAGGACGACTTCCTGCGCTACGTCATCGCACGGGTGTCCAACAGCTCCGTGCCCTTCGTGGTGCACCTCGACCACGGGGACTCGGTCGAGAGCGTCATGCGCGCTGTGCGCGCGGGCTTCAGCTCGGTGATGATCGACGGCTCCGCGCTGCCGTTCGAGGACAACGTCGCGAAGACGGCCGAGGTCGTGCGCTACTGCCACATGGTGGACGTGTCCGTGGAGGGCGAGCTGGGTACGATCGGCAACACGGGGTCCTCCTTCGAGGGCGGCATGACCGAGGTCCGCTACACCGACCCCGCCGACGCGGTCGAGTTCGTGGAGCGGACGGGCGTGGACACGCTGGCGGTGGCGATCGGGACGTGCCACGGCCTCTATCCCAAGGGCGTCACGCCGCGGCTGCGCATGGATGTGCTCTCCGCGATCAAGGGGGTCGTCGACGTGCCGCTTGTGCTCCACGGCGGGTCGGGCAACCCCGACGAGGAGGTGGCCGAGGCCGTCAGGATCGGCATCCAGAAGGTCAACATCTCCTCCGACTACAAGAGCGCGTTCTTCTCCAAGGCGCGGGAGATCCTGGCCCGGCCGGACTCCGGCTGGGAGCCCAACGCGATTTTCCCGCCCTGCATCGAGGCGGGGAAGGAGGTCGTGAAGGGCAAGATGCGGCTCTTCTCGTCTTTGGGGAAGGCCTCCCTGTACCGCGAGGCCGGCATCCCCGCCTGGCGGCAGGGGCTGCGCTGA
- a CDS encoding FUSC family protein produces MGERVRHWLRDRRAQLVGTLPVIVFFIALFWVVQLGFGDRYLLAVSPFTTLFETRLEKYNPPSQYARFFLVSALALVGARLAVANVALCVAVNLAMPFALVFMRSPQLNPRRYFPYTMLFAFLQLRPENLVTAFATQAAVLAACCVVLTAGLLLAGAVRHRAREARGRLHDRVRRLADALARAAERGFDEDLRVDLLALRRELAALAYSAREDSTAPPRTVNLLDMLATLAQRTAYLTGNFDWSGRHRGEHAALLAQLATLTGELDAVLDADASSGRRAVLEHRARALLADLDVDEPRFRIFCRSYLNLLVLILRTADDPQQRVWRMSAAHAARTALFRKRPTLDSFEMRFSVRCGIVLAVSCSVNLLLPVDHLYWYVLHAYLLMQPFPDESSRRMRTRMAGTALGCVFVHAVALLNLGWIGVMALGMVLVAPLYAARPGTVTSAFFATAYAVTMASVSIDDGYATAMRLASLVLAVATVALVNRLVLPTSDRRLFAADARQLFAMVRSDWDLVRRTLNERVDTVVSSERLLHFQMVHTQANALLDAISAAGEKNAEISEVARYRDAADRMLFCLWEIGCELEQLELLVRLGSVRPEERALFGRVIDLAESRCDPERFGAGVDEAEGMIMGLADEDVRYVLQQYVDRAGELRLAVDDARGALVERPSYLDEVRR; encoded by the coding sequence ATGGGCGAGAGGGTCAGGCACTGGCTGCGCGACCGGCGCGCCCAGCTCGTGGGCACGCTGCCCGTCATCGTGTTCTTCATCGCCTTGTTCTGGGTGGTGCAGCTCGGGTTTGGCGACCGGTACCTCCTCGCAGTCTCGCCGTTCACCACGCTCTTTGAGACGCGGCTCGAGAAGTACAACCCGCCGTCGCAGTACGCGCGCTTCTTCCTGGTAAGCGCGCTGGCGCTCGTGGGCGCGCGCCTCGCCGTGGCCAACGTGGCGCTGTGCGTCGCCGTGAACCTGGCCATGCCGTTCGCCCTGGTGTTCATGCGCTCGCCACAGCTCAACCCGCGCCGCTACTTCCCCTACACGATGTTGTTTGCGTTCCTGCAGCTGAGGCCCGAGAACCTCGTGACGGCGTTCGCGACGCAGGCCGCCGTGCTCGCCGCCTGCTGCGTCGTGCTGACCGCGGGGCTGCTCTTGGCCGGGGCCGTCCGTCACCGGGCCCGCGAGGCGCGCGGCAGGCTTCACGACCGCGTGCGCCGCCTGGCCGACGCCCTCGCCCGCGCGGCGGAGCGCGGCTTCGACGAGGACCTGCGCGTCGATCTGCTCGCCCTGCGCCGCGAGCTCGCCGCACTCGCCTACTCCGCGCGCGAGGACTCCACCGCGCCGCCGCGCACCGTGAACCTCCTCGACATGCTGGCGACGCTCGCGCAGCGCACCGCCTATCTGACCGGCAACTTTGACTGGAGCGGCCGGCACCGCGGAGAGCATGCCGCGTTGCTCGCCCAGCTGGCGACGCTCACGGGCGAGCTGGACGCCGTGCTGGACGCCGACGCGAGCTCGGGCCGCCGCGCCGTGCTGGAGCATCGGGCGCGCGCCCTTCTCGCCGACCTCGACGTGGACGAGCCGAGGTTCAGAATCTTCTGCCGCAGCTACCTCAACCTGCTCGTCCTCATCCTGCGCACGGCCGACGACCCGCAGCAGCGCGTCTGGCGCATGTCGGCGGCGCACGCCGCGCGCACGGCGCTCTTTCGCAAGCGGCCCACGCTCGACTCCTTCGAGATGCGCTTCTCCGTGCGCTGCGGCATCGTGCTGGCCGTGAGCTGCAGCGTCAACCTGCTGCTGCCCGTCGACCATCTCTACTGGTACGTGCTCCACGCCTACTTGCTGATGCAGCCCTTCCCCGACGAGAGCTCGCGCCGCATGCGCACCCGCATGGCGGGCACGGCGCTGGGCTGCGTGTTCGTGCACGCGGTGGCCCTGCTCAACCTGGGCTGGATCGGCGTCATGGCGCTGGGCATGGTGCTCGTGGCGCCGCTCTATGCCGCACGTCCGGGTACCGTGACCTCGGCGTTCTTTGCGACCGCCTACGCGGTGACGATGGCCTCGGTCTCGATCGACGACGGATACGCCACCGCGATGCGCCTGGCCTCGCTCGTCCTGGCCGTGGCGACAGTGGCGCTGGTCAACCGCCTCGTCCTGCCCACGTCGGACCGGCGCCTCTTCGCCGCCGACGCGCGCCAGCTCTTCGCGATGGTGCGCAGCGACTGGGACCTCGTGCGCAGGACGCTCAACGAGCGCGTCGACACCGTGGTCTCCTCGGAGCGGCTGCTGCACTTCCAGATGGTGCACACGCAGGCCAACGCCCTGCTCGACGCGATCTCCGCGGCGGGCGAGAAGAACGCGGAGATCTCCGAGGTGGCGCGCTACCGCGACGCGGCGGACCGGATGCTCTTCTGCCTGTGGGAGATCGGGTGCGAGCTGGAGCAGCTCGAGCTGCTGGTCCGGCTCGGCTCGGTGCGCCCGGAGGAGCGCGCGCTGTTTGGGCGGGTGATCGACCTCGCGGAGTCGCGCTGCGACCCGGAGCGCTTTGGGGCGGGAGTCGACGAGGCGGAGGGCATGATCATGGGCCTGGCCGACGAGGACGTCCGCTACGTGCTGCAGCAGTACGTCGACCGCGCCGGCGAGCTGCGCCTCGCCGTGGACGACGCCCGCGGCGCGCTCGTCGAGCGCCCGAGCTACCTGGACGAGGTTCGCCGCTAG
- a CDS encoding PTS fructose transporter subunit IIC: MRIVAVTTCPTGVAHTYMAAEAIKEAAERKGHEIRVETQGALGSEDTLTAAEIAEADIVLIAAGKGVSKDRFVGKRLYEADVSRAMKDADKLIDDAVDKARVWGEDKRVAATPAKAEAPAEEAESLVSQIYRHLMTGVSFMIPVVVAGGILLAISFIWGLDSATEGDPSYNPIAAALNWIGGGDGALGLMVPVIGAGIAFSIADRAGITAGLMCGWIAKDIGAGFLGGMIGGFLAGYVTVLLVRYIKVPKSIESIKAVLLVPVLSVGISGLIMWFVIGTPITMLLSALEGWLSGLNTENKILLGVITGCMMAFDMGGPLNKSIFAFSMIAFEAGNYMPFAAVMAGGVTPPLALALSTIIFKNKYTEEEREAGKAAWILGASNITEGAIPFAVGDPLRVIPCIMAGSAVSSTLSLIFDCACRVPHGGLWATLIPNVFDNPIQWVLSIACGTVVGAILLGVVKKSKVQTEVAGA; encoded by the coding sequence ATGCGTATCGTGGCAGTGACGACCTGCCCCACCGGTGTCGCCCACACGTACATGGCCGCTGAGGCCATCAAGGAGGCGGCAGAGCGAAAGGGGCACGAGATCCGAGTCGAGACCCAGGGGGCGCTGGGCTCCGAGGACACGCTGACGGCGGCGGAGATCGCCGAGGCCGACATCGTCCTCATCGCCGCCGGGAAGGGCGTGAGCAAGGACCGCTTTGTGGGCAAGCGGCTCTACGAGGCCGACGTCTCGCGCGCCATGAAGGACGCGGACAAGCTCATCGACGACGCCGTCGACAAGGCAAGGGTCTGGGGCGAGGACAAGCGCGTCGCCGCGACGCCCGCCAAGGCCGAGGCCCCGGCGGAGGAGGCCGAGAGCCTGGTCTCGCAGATCTACCGTCACCTCATGACGGGCGTGAGCTTCATGATCCCGGTCGTGGTTGCCGGCGGCATCCTGCTCGCGATCAGCTTCATCTGGGGCCTCGACTCCGCGACGGAGGGCGACCCCTCCTACAACCCGATCGCGGCCGCCCTCAACTGGATCGGCGGCGGCGACGGCGCCCTGGGCCTCATGGTTCCGGTCATCGGCGCGGGTATCGCCTTCTCCATTGCCGACCGTGCCGGCATCACGGCAGGTCTCATGTGCGGCTGGATTGCCAAGGACATCGGCGCTGGCTTCCTGGGCGGCATGATCGGCGGCTTCCTCGCCGGCTACGTCACCGTCCTTCTCGTCCGCTACATCAAGGTTCCCAAGAGCATCGAGTCGATCAAGGCGGTGCTGCTGGTCCCGGTCCTCTCCGTGGGCATCTCCGGCCTGATTATGTGGTTCGTCATCGGCACGCCCATCACGATGCTGCTGAGCGCGCTCGAGGGCTGGCTCTCCGGCCTCAACACCGAGAACAAGATCCTGCTCGGCGTCATCACCGGATGCATGATGGCCTTTGACATGGGCGGCCCGCTCAACAAGTCCATCTTCGCCTTCTCCATGATCGCCTTCGAGGCCGGCAACTACATGCCGTTCGCCGCGGTCATGGCCGGCGGCGTGACCCCTCCGCTCGCGCTCGCCCTCTCCACCATCATCTTCAAGAACAAGTACACCGAGGAGGAGCGCGAGGCGGGCAAGGCTGCCTGGATCCTGGGCGCCTCCAACATCACCGAGGGCGCCATCCCGTTTGCCGTGGGCGATCCGCTGCGCGTCATCCCCTGCATCATGGCCGGCAGCGCCGTCTCCTCCACGCTCTCCCTGATCTTTGACTGTGCCTGTCGCGTCCCGCACGGCGGCCTGTGGGCGACCCTCATCCCCAACGTCTTCGACAACCCGATCCAGTGGGTCCTCTCCATCGCCTGCGGCACCGTGGTCGGCGCGATCCTGCTCGGCGTGGTGAAGAAGAGCAAGGTCCAGACCGAGGTTGCGGGAGCGTAG
- a CDS encoding Gfo/Idh/MocA family protein has protein sequence MNWGIMGLGHIAHEFADALATRQGVFAAASRDLDKARAFQDRYGARRAYGSYEELLADKDVDAVYIATVNARHLDDIRACLEAGKHVLCEKAIWGNYGELSSLCDLARERGLVLAEAMTIYHMPIFAKIAQMIEDGELGKIKIVKADLGSLKEDDPTNRFFNPDLGGGAMLDIGTYALSFLRYFLKGGFEEVTCVTQAYPTGVDEMWAIGVRTDADMVGCANLTFRAKLPKRAIVAGDRAYVTVDNYVRAEAATLVYPDGTSREIACGRTADALAYEVEDFERAVEKGDPSSTYLDLTLDVVRTMDALLADHGYTR, from the coding sequence ATGAACTGGGGAATCATGGGCCTGGGCCACATCGCGCACGAGTTCGCGGACGCGCTGGCGACCAGGCAGGGCGTCTTCGCGGCCGCCTCGAGGGACCTCGACAAGGCCCGCGCGTTCCAGGATCGCTACGGTGCCCGGCGCGCCTACGGCAGCTATGAGGAGCTACTGGCCGACAAGGACGTGGACGCCGTCTACATCGCCACGGTCAACGCTCGCCACCTCGACGACATCCGAGCCTGCCTGGAGGCCGGCAAGCACGTCCTGTGCGAGAAGGCCATCTGGGGCAACTACGGGGAGCTCTCCTCCCTGTGCGACCTGGCGCGCGAGCGCGGGCTCGTCCTGGCGGAGGCGATGACGATCTACCACATGCCCATCTTTGCCAAGATCGCCCAGATGATCGAGGACGGAGAGCTCGGAAAGATCAAGATCGTGAAGGCCGACCTTGGCAGCCTCAAGGAGGACGACCCCACCAACCGCTTCTTCAACCCCGACCTGGGCGGCGGCGCGATGCTCGACATCGGCACCTATGCGCTCTCGTTCCTGCGCTACTTCCTGAAGGGCGGCTTCGAGGAGGTAACCTGCGTCACGCAGGCCTACCCCACGGGCGTGGACGAGATGTGGGCCATCGGGGTCCGCACCGACGCCGACATGGTGGGCTGCGCCAACCTCACGTTCAGGGCCAAGCTGCCCAAGCGCGCCATCGTGGCGGGCGACCGCGCCTACGTCACCGTCGACAACTACGTGCGGGCAGAGGCCGCCACGCTCGTCTATCCCGACGGGACCTCGCGCGAGATCGCCTGCGGCAGGACCGCGGACGCCCTTGCCTACGAGGTCGAGGACTTCGAGCGCGCCGTCGAGAAGGGCGACCCCTCGTCGACCTACCTCGACCTGACGCTCGACGTGGTGCGGACCATGGACGCGCTTCTCGCCGACCACGGCTACACGCGCTGA
- a CDS encoding MurR/RpiR family transcriptional regulator: MARQLGTIDTICACYEQLPDMERRVADFILQNRVDVPRLSVRDIARGSQTSGATVSRFVRHAGYDSFASMRLALASEQATGDDADAEAATEISPENIPGSLEYILETKVQELRGTVSQLEAGSLERALDLIRACDTLYFAAVGNSIPVCSNLAFKLGQIGRRTVCPATTESMILASLSLRRTDVLFVVSASGYSRRLETIIDNAEDSGTPVVFVTSNPASSLAVRADVVLSTVSRDQLLAGGQFSSHVTPDFVVEALFLLLFASNDDAREHARMERKSLGKDKESMPTFS, from the coding sequence ATGGCACGGCAGCTGGGAACCATAGACACGATCTGCGCCTGCTACGAGCAGCTGCCCGACATGGAGCGACGTGTCGCCGACTTTATCCTCCAGAACCGCGTCGACGTGCCGCGCCTCTCCGTGCGCGACATCGCCAGGGGCAGCCAGACCTCCGGCGCCACCGTCTCGCGCTTCGTGCGCCACGCCGGCTACGACAGCTTTGCGAGCATGCGCCTTGCCCTGGCGAGCGAGCAGGCCACCGGAGACGATGCCGACGCGGAGGCGGCGACGGAGATATCGCCCGAGAACATCCCCGGCTCGCTCGAGTACATCCTCGAGACCAAGGTCCAGGAGCTTCGCGGCACCGTCTCGCAGCTCGAGGCCGGCTCTCTCGAGCGCGCGCTCGACCTTATCCGCGCCTGCGACACGCTCTACTTTGCTGCCGTGGGCAACTCCATCCCCGTCTGCTCGAATCTCGCCTTCAAGCTCGGCCAGATCGGCCGCCGCACCGTCTGCCCGGCCACCACGGAGTCCATGATCCTCGCGTCGCTCTCCCTGCGGCGCACTGACGTCCTCTTCGTCGTCTCCGCGTCCGGCTACTCGCGTCGTCTCGAGACCATCATCGACAACGCCGAGGACTCCGGCACGCCGGTCGTCTTCGTGACGTCCAACCCCGCCTCCTCGCTTGCCGTCCGCGCCGACGTGGTGCTCTCCACGGTCTCGCGGGACCAGCTGCTCGCCGGCGGGCAGTTCTCGTCGCACGTGACGCCGGACTTCGTCGTCGAGGCCCTGTTCCTGCTTCTGTTTGCCAGCAACGACGACGCGCGCGAGCACGCGCGGATGGAGCGCAAGAGCCTCGGCAAGGACAAGGAGTCCATGCCGACCTTCAGCTAG